In a single window of the Elaeis guineensis isolate ETL-2024a chromosome 4, EG11, whole genome shotgun sequence genome:
- the LOC105043942 gene encoding probable calcium-binding protein CML18, producing the protein MSGGKEEAVKLDDEQLAELREIFRSFDRNNDGSLTQLELGSLLRSLGLKPRPDQLEALIQKADTNNNGLVEFSEFVALVAPELLRDKSPYTEEQLRQLFKMFDRDGNGFITAAELAHSMAKLGHALTARELTGMIKEADTDGDGRISFQEFSQAITSAAFDNSWA; encoded by the coding sequence ATGAGCGGCGGCAAAGAGGAGGCGGTGAAGCTGGACGACGAGCAGCTGGCGGAGCTCCGGGAGATCTTCCGGTCGTTCGACCGGAACAACGACGGCAGTCTGACCCAGCTGGAGCTCGGCTCCCTTCTCCGGTCTCTGGGTCTCAAGCCCCGCCCCGATCAGCTGGAGGCTTTGATCCAGAAGGCGGACACCAACAACAATGGCCTGGTGGAGTTCTCCGAGTTCGTGGCTCTCGTCGCGCCCGAGCTTCTCCGGGACAAGTCCCCCTACACGGAGGAGCAGCTCCGCCAGCTGTTCAAGATGTTCGACCGGGACGGCAACGGCTTCATCACCGCCGCCGAGCTCGCTCACTCCATGGCCAAGCTAGGCCACGCCCTCACAGCCAGGGAGCTCACCGGCATGATAAAGGAGGCCGACACCGACGGCGACGGCCGGATCAGCTTCCAGGAGTTCTCCCAGGCCATCACCTCCGCTGCCTTCGACAATTCGTGGGCTTGA